Proteins from one Salmonella bongori NCTC 12419 genomic window:
- a CDS encoding type 1 fimbrial protein, which produces MIRKLLLFCSMIVLLSMYSLAAVAGGTTSNIGVKMRITHANCIVNGGTGFSGTYNLPLMNDQGKIIDRISYTDVPLIIDCTKGAKLGALTISFTSAKPGFQNAANGLINTTMANIALLIRWKRNGERIIDLSNTTDLLAMKDAEVRSGVYDSSLKVYPLNLNPSATSLAPGRYQADLTVNITYY; this is translated from the coding sequence ATGATTAGAAAACTGCTTTTGTTTTGCTCAATGATTGTACTGTTATCAATGTATTCGCTAGCCGCGGTTGCCGGTGGTACGACATCAAATATTGGGGTGAAAATGAGAATTACACATGCCAATTGTATTGTTAATGGCGGAACAGGTTTTTCTGGGACATATAATTTGCCGCTAATGAATGACCAGGGGAAGATCATTGACCGCATCAGTTACACGGATGTACCACTGATAATCGATTGCACTAAAGGTGCTAAGCTCGGTGCGTTAACGATTTCATTTACATCAGCCAAACCTGGCTTTCAGAATGCAGCGAATGGTTTAATAAATACTACTATGGCAAACATCGCCCTTCTTATCCGATGGAAGCGTAATGGTGAGCGGATAATCGATTTATCTAACACTACAGATTTGCTGGCGATGAAAGATGCAGAGGTGCGATCGGGCGTATACGACAGTTCGCTAAAGGTTTACCCATTAAACTTAAATCCAAGTGCCACCTCATTAGCACCGGGACGTTATCAGGCTGACTTGACAGTTAATATCACGTATTACTAA
- a CDS encoding fimbrial protein, whose protein sequence is MPFIMCFFVVVLFVHSVNARATDTVVNINGAITEATCSISISSEVNFGPITTHDIVAGNIEKSINFTRNCDLTEANTQMRFVPTLGIVSGQTHYGKSIMKSGLNGIGIGIVKMGLYGVLNFNQDYPYGEKVIDLRFKLLPIQAEEIAAGKINTSIILRLTYD, encoded by the coding sequence ATGCCATTTATTATGTGTTTTTTTGTCGTGGTACTTTTTGTTCACAGCGTAAATGCCAGGGCGACGGATACTGTCGTGAATATAAATGGCGCAATTACAGAAGCGACCTGCTCTATTAGTATCTCTTCTGAGGTCAACTTTGGTCCCATCACTACACATGATATAGTTGCTGGTAATATAGAGAAATCAATTAACTTTACACGCAACTGTGATTTGACGGAGGCAAATACTCAGATGAGGTTCGTTCCTACGCTGGGAATCGTGTCAGGTCAAACTCACTATGGTAAGTCAATAATGAAATCAGGGTTGAATGGTATTGGTATCGGTATAGTGAAAATGGGGCTTTATGGTGTCCTGAATTTTAATCAGGATTATCCATATGGTGAAAAAGTCATTGATTTAAGGTTTAAGTTATTGCCCATCCAGGCAGAGGAAATAGCAGCAGGGAAAATTAACACATCCATTATTTTAAGGCTGACCTATGATTAG
- a CDS encoding fimbrial protein, with protein sequence MKRILLLMSVFSPCLMASTAMVNVPIKGTITSSTCSFMADTVVNFGSVTALDINNNTVPEKDINMKIDCDWKATNMKLSFIPRAIVVGDNKTMQSGLAGVGFKLPLLQWLGLQNLSFNTEHTLPATEIPNGGGMKALRLKIKPVAIPSENIAIGNIDTTLIIRLSYD encoded by the coding sequence ATGAAAAGAATCCTACTATTAATGTCAGTCTTTTCTCCCTGTTTAATGGCATCAACGGCAATGGTTAATGTCCCAATTAAGGGAACCATAACGTCATCGACCTGCTCTTTTATGGCTGATACAGTAGTGAATTTTGGTTCTGTCACCGCGTTAGACATTAATAATAACACCGTTCCGGAAAAAGATATCAATATGAAGATTGATTGTGACTGGAAGGCAACGAACATGAAACTCTCGTTTATTCCCCGTGCGATCGTTGTGGGTGACAATAAAACGATGCAATCAGGCCTGGCTGGGGTCGGTTTTAAATTGCCCTTACTGCAGTGGTTGGGTTTACAAAACTTATCATTCAATACTGAACATACCTTGCCTGCCACTGAAATACCTAATGGTGGCGGTATGAAAGCTCTGCGGCTTAAAATAAAGCCTGTAGCTATACCTTCAGAAAATATTGCTATTGGTAATATTGATACAACGCTAATTATTCGATTATCTTACGATTAG
- a CDS encoding fimbrial protein produces the protein MKNIIPAVVLLSAATNVYAKTADTSVAIKANVTGATCTIVPTPTEINFNTLTAADIGHNKINAKEVSLALNCDWIAKQVKVTFTPTDGTVTGNASVMRSGKTGLGFKLQFANTTSGTLTDTPFGVQQTWANTSSTASPYGLGGKIALKPFYITGEDIAAGNVNTSLAISVQYD, from the coding sequence ATGAAAAATATCATTCCAGCTGTTGTTTTGTTGAGTGCAGCAACAAATGTATATGCAAAAACTGCAGATACGTCTGTAGCGATTAAAGCCAACGTTACAGGAGCAACCTGTACCATTGTACCAACACCGACAGAAATTAACTTTAATACTCTGACCGCAGCGGACATTGGCCACAACAAAATTAATGCCAAAGAAGTTAGCCTTGCACTGAACTGTGACTGGATTGCTAAACAGGTCAAAGTGACATTCACCCCTACTGACGGAACCGTTACCGGTAATGCCAGTGTGATGCGCTCAGGTAAGACGGGGTTAGGATTTAAGTTACAGTTTGCTAACACCACTTCGGGCACATTGACTGATACACCTTTTGGTGTACAGCAAACCTGGGCAAATACGTCGTCAACGGCATCACCTTATGGCTTAGGGGGCAAAATTGCGCTTAAACCTTTCTATATTACTGGCGAAGATATTGCGGCAGGTAATGTTAATACCAGCCTGGCGATCAGCGTTCAGTATGATTAA
- a CDS encoding fimbrial protein: protein MLKTIMFILLLCSHGVLAKNSSLSIIVGANLINPTCTLNAPTELNFGDINRNDFLNGSQNLRTRAFDITASCHNVSRVELMFVPRNGTVSGRNNAALTSNASVMYTISLPGLGSNNIDFNNKIVWPSPGTTSVRMVLGTNGTLTKGGFNTSMTIQLTYI from the coding sequence ATGCTAAAAACAATTATGTTTATATTACTGCTATGTAGTCATGGTGTATTAGCTAAGAATAGTAGTTTAAGCATAATCGTGGGGGCAAATCTTATTAATCCCACATGTACATTAAATGCTCCCACAGAACTTAATTTTGGAGATATCAACAGAAATGATTTTTTAAACGGTAGCCAGAATTTAAGAACCAGAGCTTTTGATATTACTGCTTCTTGCCATAATGTTTCACGAGTTGAGCTGATGTTCGTTCCGCGAAATGGCACGGTAAGTGGTAGAAATAATGCTGCATTAACCAGTAACGCCAGTGTAATGTACACAATTTCATTACCTGGTTTAGGGAGTAATAATATCGATTTTAATAATAAAATAGTTTGGCCATCGCCAGGAACGACATCCGTCAGGATGGTCCTGGGTACGAACGGTACCTTAACCAAAGGGGGTTTCAATACCTCTATGACGATTCAGTTAACTTATATTTAA